One segment of Radiobacillus kanasensis DNA contains the following:
- the recU gene encoding Holliday junction resolvase RecU, producing MNYPNGKKPTVPLERKPNSKEISFGNRGMTLEEDINETNTYYLSRNKAIIHKKPTPVQIVRVDYPKRSAAVIKEGYFKQASTTDYNGVYRQKYIDFEAKETKNKTSFPLSNVHEHQITHMRSVCEHGGICFLIIRFANHDETYFFPAMKLFPYWESQFNGGRKSIPYKDVQRIGHLIPFHYQARVDYLSIIDHLYF from the coding sequence ATGAATTATCCAAATGGAAAGAAACCTACAGTGCCGTTAGAACGTAAACCTAATAGCAAGGAAATATCCTTTGGAAATCGGGGCATGACCTTGGAGGAAGACATCAATGAGACCAATACGTACTACCTATCTAGAAACAAAGCTATTATTCATAAAAAACCGACCCCTGTTCAAATTGTTCGAGTAGACTATCCAAAACGGAGTGCAGCCGTTATTAAAGAAGGATATTTCAAGCAGGCTTCCACAACGGATTACAACGGGGTATATCGTCAAAAATATATAGACTTTGAAGCAAAGGAAACGAAAAACAAGACATCATTCCCGTTATCCAATGTTCATGAACATCAAATCACCCATATGAGGTCGGTGTGTGAACATGGTGGAATTTGCTTTTTAATCATTCGTTTTGCTAACCATGATGAAACTTATTTTTTCCCTGCTATGAAACTTTTTCCCTATTGGGAGAGTCAATTTAATGGGGGGAGAAAATCGATACCGTATAAAGATGTTCAAAGGATTGGCCACCTCATTCCTTTCCATTATCAAGCTCGGGTAGATTACCTGTCGATAATTGATCATCTTTATTTTTAG